In the Ptychodera flava strain L36383 chromosome 1, AS_Pfla_20210202, whole genome shotgun sequence genome, TAGCCTGATATGGAAGTCAACTCAAGTATGTTGGCAAGCAGCGGTATTTTACCGACAATTTTTGGACTTGCATGTAATGGGAATGTATTCATGTTACAGGGCCACAGCCATCCTAGGATATCTACCTCAGGAGTTACTAGGGACTTCATGTTATGAATATTACCATATAGATGATATACCACAGCTTGCAGATAGTCATAAAGCAGGTCAGTATTACATACTAGCTGACTTCAATATGGATGTTGTAGCTTTCGCTTTGTTGTATTTTGCAGAAGTTATTTTTAGGGGGGTTGCAAAATAATGATACACTATACTGTTCTGCTCCCAgaatcatgttgaaatacatagaATGCAACTATTCAGTGAAGCCTGTACATATGCAAGTTTCACTATTATTGTTCTTGAGGACGTTCAGATGACATAATTTAATAATGCACTACCACAGGAAATTTTTGTGCCTTTACGTTGACTTACTCCGATTTTGAAGATTCTGTCGTGGATTGTAATGTGATGACCAGATGAATCATGTGTGTACACTGAAAATGCTGGCTTAGATTTGGCTCATATTGTTGATATGTACAAAGCAAACCAAAGACAACAAGGATTGTGATATTCATGCCACTTCACACCGATGGTTAAATTTCTACATAACTTTAGGAACACCCTTCATTGTATACAGTTGTGGATTTACCATTGAATCACATAATTCATAAGGGTATCCACTGCACAAGTGTGACTTTTCAGAATCGCTCATTATACAtgcaaaatcaatatttaatatgcaaaaaaagtAAATAATGTATGTGAAGTGATGTTGCCTTTCACCTACCTTATTCCAGAAAAATCTGTGTCGATATACCTATTGTAAACCGTACTCAATGAGCAGAAAACTGTCAGCCCTTTTCCTGCCCTGTAATCGTACGTCGGATAAAtcttgataaataaaataaataaaaattaataaaataaataatattatcTATACATATATGTCGCATACCGAATCAAACAAGCCGGCAAAAGCTATTTTAAGATAATATTATGTCAAATTTTCTGCATTACAGTTTTAGCTGGAAAGGAAAAGATTCTGACCAGTGTTTACAGGTTTAGAGCGAAAAATGGAGACTTTGTCAAACTGAGAACAAAGTCCTTTTGCTTTCGAAATCCCTGGACCAAAGAGGTTGAGTACATAGTCTGTACGAATACGTTGGTACCGTAAGTATTCCAAGCGGTggaacatgtcatatttcagAAGATTCAGCATGATTGAaactattttgcatatttttatttgcttAAACATATCATTGGATTGTGTTTATGGCAgagaaaatttcacaaacaatCCTATAATATCACTCACTTCTGGGCAAATCTCAAATACTGTATATGAAATAGTAAACAGCATGGAAAAATTACATGTGGTAATATTCTTCACCTTGTATCTGTGCATGACTGCTTTATCCATTGAAGAAAGTTCTAGGATCATACGTCTCAGGGACGTTTGCAGTTAGGGTTAGAGTTAGCTATCCAAGCCTTCATGTTTTCTGGAGAAGCTTTACGTGTTCCTTGAACTTCAACCACGACCCTCCTACCAGTAACAAAAATCCTAACCCAACTGGTTAGCAGTTATCCTACAGTAATTCTAATCTTGGTTCTTGATATTATAACCAAATTTGAGGAAAGTTGTGAATATACTAGATTAACttttacatgaaaaatgtaGCCATAAAAGTTCTAGTAGTCTAGAGTGGCCTAGTAGCCTAGTAACTTGCCTGAGAATCATTTTATCCAGCAAGGGTTGAGATTGTAAGGAGAAGGTCCCCTAGCTTGATGTAGAAAAGTCTTGGAATTCACAGCTTTCATTTCTGTGTTGTTCCGTTAGCCCACCAGAGCAAGCTGACTCCACAGGGCTTGATCCCAATGCACAGGTTGTAGAGCAGGACTCCAGGCAATCACAGGTTGAAATGCTGCTCAGCCAGTCTTCATCTATAGATGGTAAGTACAATGGGGTAAGGAAAAGCAGGGCAACCAGCAATATTTTTCATCAGTGTTTTATGTATGCAAGCTCTCTTTTTTCCCATGCAGAGGCTCTGTACTTTTAGTTGCAACAAAATGTCCTTGTAAAAAATACCCTGCAGGAATCCTGTAGGACTATcattttaccaaaaattttGATTCTCGTTGAATTTCTACCCAACAATACAATTCATTGTAAACTGCTAAAGTTAAAAGTTATTACTGAAATCATGCAAATGCCCTTGACCTTTGTAGGACTTCCATTTGATTTCAGTCGGAATTTTTCCTGATGGATTTTGGGAAGTGACTTTGTTAATGATTTTGATCCGTAGCAATGTTTTCAATGAGATTTCTAAATGCAAGTGAAGTCACATCAAACCAATTATTACACCGTGGTTTGTTGCATCATGTACATCTTTCTAATTTGGACATCTGTCCATTACGGACAGGGTCATGGAGTTTACAGAATTTAACACCAATGTCTATGGTAGGGAGTTGGCGGGTTTTAGGGGTTGGGGGAGGAAGAAAAGGATTCATTCATCATGAATGTAGGGGGTGTTATTAGTGTCAAAAAGGAACATAAATATGCTCCTTGAAAGCCCTTGAATTTTAAACCCCTAAAACGGTAACAAAAAGTATgtgaaaattgtatattgtCTTGGATAGTCTTGGAAATCGACAAGCCACCTgcacttttttgaaaatcatgaaaaagttggtcataatatcataaaaatcaaaatgtaaaatgatatttaagaaatgatatattgtaaaaatgattCGCGAATATTTTGGGTCTCAAAAAATCCTCGAAAATTTGCTGAAAAGGtctttgaatttaaaatttctGTTAGTGCATAGACTGTAAAAAGGCCTGTGTCCTACATGGAGACCtgtttatcaaaaataataaactGATCAAAACTGTGTTGTATGTGCGGTAATGATATTACACACATGTACCTCAGAGAATATACCCACATGCATGAAAATCCATAATTGATTTTACTTCTATGTAATCTTACAGTGCAACTCCTCAGAAACATTTCATTCTGCATTTGTTTCATGTTTGGTGTCTCCACAGGGTCTAGTAAGCACCGCACGTCTGTCCCCGGTATCCCAAGCAATGCTCGTATCGGTGCTGGTAAGATTGGAAGACTTATAGCGGAAGAGGTTATGGACGGCCAAAGGTAAGGGAAACAATGCATCATTTGCTTGCTCTGAAAGAGGCTACCTTTAATGTAGGGAGCACCTGCGGgacatattcagactctcaaacttttataattctttgCTAATCTAGCACTtataggggctcattttaaagctcttggtgtaagaaaaatgtttgtcttagtttttcaaaaatcaaaaatgtttttttcccacagagttaacacaattTCAAGTATTTGTACATCCTGAGTAATATGTTTCTGTAGTATctggtgacctctgattttaattcttgattttgaaagagaatggtagaaagattccttgaggaaaatttgagcaaaagtttaagtttttcactaaCAAGGCTCATACTACCATAAGTTTACCACAAGATGGTACTGTCATTAAGTTTAGCCTACTAATCTTGTAAGACTTACTTTACTAAGGTGaagttatgttatgttatgttatatttatttattaaactgtcatgtgtggtcttaaacagcTCGGTTGCCACACCCAGccccaagggcttacaagacactGAAACAGTAAATAAAGTACATAGATATGAATAGCTCGAAATGTAATTTAAGTATAAGAAGCTTCTTgtctcattgaaaatgcatgatAGACATAGGATGCCAATTGGGATGGCATGTCGCTCATTAGAAAtttgagtttctgttgtacatcaAATGAATCAAATACAGAGCACAAGTTTCTGGCTTTAGAGAACAATTGTTTCCTAATAACCATTCTTTCCGATATCTTTCATTACCGGCACTTAGACTCGGCACGATGAATGAGAAAGCTTGCCACTGATAGTGTAAGCCGGACTAGTGTGTGGAGGGCAAACAATGTCTACCAAGGAAATACCTGCAGTTGAAAATGATTAGTGTTATCTACATTTGTTTGTCAAATTTAGGTGTCTTTCTGCCCGTGGAATTGTATATCatattttcaagtttgttttactaatttttttgtCTGGACCGTTGGTTTATGTGAATTTGAAGGCAAATAGAGTTTGCAATGCCATATTGAATACCACTGTATAATTTTTTCACACATATAGCAATAAATGGATTATTATAGAAAGCTGCAAATTGAGAAACACTGCCCTCTTACGTGAATTAGACTTTGATAACGCTACTCTTTGTCATTTCAGAAATGGATCTTCACCAACTAACATACTGAGTACAACACAGGAAGCCAGTAGCTCTGGATGCAGCATTACACCGCCACTGTCACAGGCTCCATCAGAGACCAGCAGTCTTTCTTCTGCCCTTCCCGCCGGCTTGAACTTACCTGACATGGAGAGTAACAGCAACGACTTTGAAGGTAAGTTATCAATCACTAATCACTGCATCATTGAGACGGATTTGTTGTGTGATAAGATCCAGTGTGGTTGCCATTTTGTCATAAAGTCAATGTCACCGTACAAAGTGTATAACAGGCAAGTCTGCTACTGAAATTCATAACTCATTTTGAAGTCGACACAGTGTAGCTAGCTTACACATTCTTTTATCTGGCCTGATTGTGTTACAGCCATGTCATAGAAAATATTGTATTGAAGACATTCACCATGTGTTGTCCTATAATTGTCAAAACATAGGTATTAGGTGAATTTTCTGGAAACACAACATTACTTACGTCTTATTGAATCGGGCAATTAGAGTACCATGATTCTGTAGCACTTGAAAATGGtttgtgtaaaaatgtatttttaagtgCATTGAACTTTCAACACCTTAATAGGTAGTGAAACAACAGCTGAACACCTCACAGCAGGACTACTCAGCCATACAAGTACAGAGGCCAGATCAAGTCACATGACCCAGCCGTTTGACTTTTCACCACCAAGTATGAAACCCAGCAAGACCCCTCTGACAACAGCCATGATGGAGTCAACAATCTCAGGCACAGCATCGCACCAGTCAATGGCAAGTCTGGCCTCGACCTCATCATCACAGGTTGCCCCTGACGACGACCAATCGCAAGGGAGCTCGGGCGGCGGGCTGAGCCAACTGGCACAGATGCTGTCCAGCAACGCAAGCACCAGCAGCATGGCCACTCTCCTCGACCGACTCCTTGAGAAGGCAGCATCCAACACGGTGACGAATGCACCACAACAGTCAACGTCCAGCGCGAGTACGGCGACAGGCGGAGCGGACAATGATGAAGCGGCGATGGCTGTCATTATGAGTTTGTTAGAAGCTGATGCTGGTCTCGGTGGGCCTGTAGACTTCACGGATCTACCGTGGCCTCTCTAGCATATTTATCAGTCTGTTTTGTGTTTCACTGTAAGTGTGCTGTACAACAAAGCCGAGTAAAAAAGCCCAAAAAATcagattaaacaaaaaaataaacaataggaAATATTTTATAACTAGAGTCTCTATGGTGTACGGTTGGATTCTGTCATtcaatgaaaattcacaaatcgTCTGATGTTTTCTAATGTTGACATACATTGTGACCAAAAGTAGCTGTTCTGTGGGGCTGTCtgcaaatttttgttcaaagcaggaactttaaatatttttgaataagaGATTATAGAGCATGTTTTGTTAATGTGCACAAACTGAAATCCATACTTTTACTGTTTGACTTGCATTTCTTAACCCTAACAATGTACACAACATCCAACTTGAAACGATGTTGTTTGCGGTTTACCAGTTTTTTTCCCCCAATATCAGGACTAGCGGAACAATCTTGTTCAGATACTGGAATCCAGGAACTTTTCAATTTCCTTTTTCAACCTTCTGTTTCTTCCGAGGAAGATACATCACTCTTAGCACAAAATGAACGTGCAACTAGACTCACATGACAGTACTACTCTGAACAAACCTTCGAAAACTTTTGTGTGGATTATCAGTGTGTACATCAGATCAGTTGCATAAGGCAAATGTCTTTAGAAATATTACCAACCACTGTTTACAACAGCCTGTGAGTTGTTGAGGgctgggggggagggggggggggggtctttaAACGTGTCGTCAACTTGTGTGTGAATGTACAAATGCGTACCTATCTGTAGATATCATAAATGgctgacatttttgaaaattgtgtaacATCAAGCCTCCATACATACTCTGTCCATACCAGTGTTTCACCGAATAAAATTTCCCCTGTTCTTTCTGGGGTTTGGCGGAAAACAGAAGTCTTTAGAGCAGAAATATATCTTTTAATGTTCCGTCTGAGATTTAAGGGCATTGAAACGTTCTGCGCTTTCAGTCTTTTGGTTCAGTACAGGGTTTAATATACTCAGGTACACAAACAGACTTGCCTTTATTGCCCAAGGTAGTTCAGATGGTATATCTTGGTGCAGGCCTTGTGGAAAATGTGAAGGTTTGATAAAGGTATAGCCTTACCGTCTAAGTTATAGTTTTTAAGGTGGCTGAAGTCGCAGGGTTTCATTTTTTGCTGTGTTTTCTACAAAAAGGAATGGCTATGAATATATACCATCTCTTCCGCTTTTACCTTCAATAGCCATTTAAATAAATGAACGAATCCAAGTTTTTCCAAAGAAAGCCTATCAATGGTAGAAGTGCAGCAAAAATCACAAAAGATGAAATTTGAGTGTCTGTCAGTCAATCAATTATCTTATATCAAAGCAAGTGTTTTAcagtaaccctttgagtgccaaagtcaatttttcttgcctttataaaatataagcctgtcagttttttcagattttccccaaaattttgattaaagcCTGTAACCAATGAAAAGTTTTGGGCAtctggtcaaaaattatcagaaaaattacagaaaaaaatcataaaaattgctaaaatgttgcactgaaattttggtgagaaaaattacagcactcgaaGGGTTAATAGTGACTTTATGCTGCTAATGAGGATGGAGTTATCCAGTAGGTTATCGGATAGAGCTGTTGCAGGTTTCCATTTCAAAAGATGAAAATTATGTCATTAATAATCAAAAATAGCCCCTGAGCTCTTCATGAAATTAAATTCAGCCTGAAGTCGGCTAAAAATGTCTGCATACCAAAGAAATTGTGGAACAGTGAAAATTGATCAGAGTTTTAGTCATTAACTCTATGATAATAAGATGtctataataaataaatatatttaaaactgATTCCCTCTTTTGGCCTCATGCCATGGTATTTATTCTCAAGTTTACAATTTGTCTTTGTTGAATTGCAAAACATTTGAGCAAATTATGAAATAATGGGAAAAAGTACTGAATGGAATGTTTATTGACGTATAACTTGCAGGAGATGACAGTAGAAATTTCATGCAACTTACATCTatctaccaattttttttcctttgataaaTATCCATCCTATACTGTACATGCTCAAAATATGTTTGAAAGGAAATGAAAATCATGCAAGCCCATAATTGCCCAATCAGCAGTGCTGTCATAATCATGTTAAATGTAAGTTTTTTACTGCAGACTTTTTAAGCAAAAACATACACTGATAACCGATACGGTTAGTGGATATCATTTCCTAGCTAGGACACTTATTGTTAATGTAAAGCAAAGGACCTTTCCATTGTGAAAAGCTCATCTGGTTCAATGCCGATGTCCATTACTGTACAAGATGTTGACTTGAGATGACAGCATTATGATGTCATACTATGAGATGGTAAaatgaggagagagagagagagagagagagagagagagagagagagagagagagagagagagagagagagagagtgagtgagtAACTCCAACAGGCTCAAACAAAACATCACCAATGCAAAGCATTATCACGTTGCATTTCTCTGGAAATGTCTTGAATAATCAATCCAACTTTCTAAAAGGGTCCAACATCAGCTCAGTAAGCTACATTATTATAATCATGCAGCCAAAGCTTTTGGATAAAATGGCAAGTTTGAATTATTAGACATAATACACAGCATAATATAAGATTTGTTCAACTTAGAGAGATGACACATGACAAGGTTGCTAgtcaagaagtgatgtcagttgTTGTGAGAAAGGTGAGCTCATCTTGAACTAAgaatattattcaaaattagaCATGAAATCTGAAAACCACTAATTGTAAAACAGTTACCCGCTGACATTTACAGTCAAAGTATTGTGGATATATGCATTTCCAACAGTTTGTTGGCCAACATTCTGCTTATGAATCactgtcaaataaaaaaaaagtattCAGTTATTCAGAGTAACCATTTAATGTCTTGTTTCCagcaatttaaaatttaaaaccatAAGTATTAAAAGGAGACAAATAGCTTGAACtttggtaacattttcatcCCTTTATTCTATAAAACAAGTACGCATTTTCCTTCTCCTTAAAGTATGTGGAAATACAGTGTATTACCCTC is a window encoding:
- the LOC139139666 gene encoding protein cycle-like isoform X1 yields the protein MDIASRKRKVPSPLYGFGNDSDDEGSISSRCAGSYDDDSSSSKKYSRQNHSEIEKRRRDKMNSYITELSAMVPMCNAMSRKLDKLTVLRMAVQHMKSVRGSSSSCKEANYKPSFLSDDELKQLILEAAEGFLFVVTCDRGKVLYVSESVHKILNLSREELVGHSLFDLLHPKDAGKVKEQLSSSDLAPRERLIDAKTGLPVKSEMLSSPSQLSSGARRSFFCRMKTATKHSLKNENGEPGCSRKKHRSLAGFSDRKNYVTIHCTGYLKSWPSAKVGLGNDSEDAYGDECNLSCLVAIARVQPSQIPCASGSNVDVKPTEFVSRHAMDGRFTFVDQRATAILGYLPQELLGTSCYEYYHIDDIPQLADSHKAVLAGKEKILTSVYRFRAKNGDFVKLRTKSFCFRNPWTKEVEYIVCTNTLVPPPEQADSTGLDPNAQVVEQDSRQSQVEMLLSQSSSIDGSSKHRTSVPGIPSNARIGAGKIGRLIAEEVMDGQRNGSSPTNILSTTQEASSSGCSITPPLSQAPSETSSLSSALPAGLNLPDMESNSNDFEGSETTAEHLTAGLLSHTSTEARSSHMTQPFDFSPPSMKPSKTPLTTAMMESTISGTASHQSMASLASTSSSQVAPDDDQSQGSSGGGLSQLAQMLSSNASTSSMATLLDRLLEKAASNTVTNAPQQSTSSASTATGGADNDEAAMAVIMSLLEADAGLGGPVDFTDLPWPL
- the LOC139139666 gene encoding protein cycle-like isoform X2, with protein sequence MDIASRKRKVPSPLYGFGNDSDDEGSISSRCAGSYDDDSSSSKKYSRQNHSEIEKRRRDKMNSYITELSAMVPMCNAMSRKLDKLTVLRMAVQHMKSVRGSSSSCKEANYKPSFLSDDELKQLILEAAEGFLFVVTCDRGKVLYVSESVHKILNLSREELVGHSLFDLLHPKDAGKVKEQLSSSDLAPRERLIDAKTGLPVKSEMLSSPSQLSSGARRSFFCRMKTATKHSLKNENGEPGCSRKKHRSLADRKNYVTIHCTGYLKSWPSAKVGLGNDSEDAYGDECNLSCLVAIARVQPSQIPCASGSNVDVKPTEFVSRHAMDGRFTFVDQRATAILGYLPQELLGTSCYEYYHIDDIPQLADSHKAVLAGKEKILTSVYRFRAKNGDFVKLRTKSFCFRNPWTKEVEYIVCTNTLVPPPEQADSTGLDPNAQVVEQDSRQSQVEMLLSQSSSIDGSSKHRTSVPGIPSNARIGAGKIGRLIAEEVMDGQRNGSSPTNILSTTQEASSSGCSITPPLSQAPSETSSLSSALPAGLNLPDMESNSNDFEGSETTAEHLTAGLLSHTSTEARSSHMTQPFDFSPPSMKPSKTPLTTAMMESTISGTASHQSMASLASTSSSQVAPDDDQSQGSSGGGLSQLAQMLSSNASTSSMATLLDRLLEKAASNTVTNAPQQSTSSASTATGGADNDEAAMAVIMSLLEADAGLGGPVDFTDLPWPL